The Gemmatimonas sp. region GCTCGTCACGTGAACGGCAGCAGATCGGTGGTCGCACGCAGGAGATTCAGCGACTGGTGGGGCGCAGCGTCCGGGCCATGCTCGACGACTTCCGGTTCGGCGAGTTCACGGTGAAGGTGGACTGCGATGTCCTGCAGGCTGACGGCGGCACGCGTACGGCGGCGATCACCGGCGCCTGTGTGGCCGTGCATGATGCGTTCACGTGGATGGTGCAGACAGGCCGTATTCCTGTCTCGCCCGTGCGTCGACGCGTCGCGGCCATCAGCATCGGCCTAGTCGATGACCAGCCGCGTCTGGACCTCGACTACGAGGAAGATGTGCGCGCCGGCGTGGACATGAACGTCGTGATGAGCAGCGAAGGCCGCTTCGTCGAAGTGCAGGGTACGGGCGAGCACGGCACCTTCGCGCGGGAGCAGCTGGATGCGCTGCTGTCGATCGCGGTTCGCGGTATCGAGACGCTCGATGCGATGCAGCTGCGGGTGCTGGGCGAGCCGTTCCCGCAGCCGCGGTAGGCGAGCGGTGAGCACGCCCACAGCCGCGTCCGACACGCGTGTGGTTCTCGCGACGCGCAGCGCGGGGAAGGTGCACGAACTGGTCCCGCTCCTGGGCGCTGTTGGTGTGCAGGTCATCACGCTGGCCGACGTCGGGCTTCTGGAAACGCCGGATGAAGACGCGCTCGAAGTGTTCGACACCTTCGAAGCGAATGCGCTGGCCAAGGCCCGCTACTTTGCGCAGCGCACTGGAGCGATCGTGCTGGCCGATGACTCAGGACTTGCCGTCGACGCCCTGGGTGGTCGACCGGGGGTGCACAGCAAGCGATGGTCTGGACGGACGGATCTTCATGGCGTCGCCCTCGATGCGGCCAACAACGCGTTCCTGCAGGAGGCGCTGCGCATGGCACCCGTTGACATGCACGGCGACGCGGCGCGCGCGGCGCCAGCGTCACGACGGGCGCGCTATGTGTGCGCGGCAGCGTGCGTCTGGCGCGACGGCGAAGAGTGGCGTGAGGCCGTGGTGCGTGGGGAAACGACGGGAACGTTGCTCACCACGGCGCGTGGGTCCGGCGGCTTCGGGTATGATCCGTACTTTTTGTCCGATGAT contains the following coding sequences:
- the rph gene encoding ribonuclease PH, which produces MADPTVNGSDVTSDERPLLSTRVGRANDETRPARLERGAVPYAEGSCLVSFGETSVLCAASVETGVPGWRRGSGEGWVTAEYSMLPRATKTRSSRERQQIGGRTQEIQRLVGRSVRAMLDDFRFGEFTVKVDCDVLQADGGTRTAAITGACVAVHDAFTWMVQTGRIPVSPVRRRVAAISIGLVDDQPRLDLDYEEDVRAGVDMNVVMSSEGRFVEVQGTGEHGTFAREQLDALLSIAVRGIETLDAMQLRVLGEPFPQPR
- a CDS encoding non-canonical purine NTP pyrophosphatase: MSTPTAASDTRVVLATRSAGKVHELVPLLGAVGVQVITLADVGLLETPDEDALEVFDTFEANALAKARYFAQRTGAIVLADDSGLAVDALGGRPGVHSKRWSGRTDLHGVALDAANNAFLQEALRMAPVDMHGDAARAAPASRRARYVCAAACVWRDGEEWREAVVRGETTGTLLTTARGSGGFGYDPYFLSDDLGATFAEVARDAKARVSHRGRAFAALLQLEAVRDRFTRPVSNELRR